A single genomic interval of Lewinellaceae bacterium harbors:
- a CDS encoding HU family DNA-binding protein, translating to MNKGDLINKIAESANLSKAQATDALNAVLDGVSDALKDGDKVTLIGFGTFSVSRRDARTGRNPQTGETIKIAAKNVVKFKPGKEISDAVN from the coding sequence ATGAATAAGGGAGATCTTATTAACAAGATTGCTGAGAGCGCTAACCTTTCCAAGGCTCAGGCAACAGATGCATTGAATGCTGTGCTGGATGGCGTTTCCGACGCGCTGAAGGATGGTGACAAAGTAACCCTCATTGGCTTTGGCACTTTCTCCGTTTCTCGTCGTGATGCCCGTACTGGCCGCAACCCACAAACCGGTGAAACGATCAAAATCGCAGCTAAGAACGTTGTGAAGTTCAAACCCGGAAAAGAAATTTCTGACGCTGTTAACTAA
- a CDS encoding cystathionine gamma-synthase, which translates to MKFGTKAIHAGIEPDPGTGAVMTPIFQTSTYAQSAPGQHKGYEYARTQNPTRSVLEKNLAALEEGRYGICFSSGMAAMDSVMKLLHPGDEIISTNDLYGGSYRLMTKIYEKFGIKAHFVQMSDIEAVKARINEKTKLLWIETPTNPMLNIIDLEKICALARDRGILTCVDNTFASPYLQTPLALGADMALHSATKYLGGHSDVVHGAIVVREEKLAEQLYFIQNAAGAVPGPQDCFLVLRGIKTLHLRVERACQNAERIAHFLKAHPKVAKVYYPGFPDHPGHDVARKQMRHFGAMLSFDLVDDQYAAAEKVLSNTHLFILAESLGGVESLIGHPASMTHGSIPRAERLKVGLTDSLIRLSVGIEDVEDLIEDLDKALK; encoded by the coding sequence ATGAAATTTGGCACTAAAGCAATCCACGCAGGAATTGAACCCGACCCCGGCACCGGCGCCGTTATGACGCCCATCTTCCAGACGTCGACTTACGCCCAGTCTGCTCCCGGGCAACACAAGGGCTACGAGTATGCCCGCACCCAGAATCCCACCCGCTCCGTTCTGGAGAAAAACCTGGCCGCCCTGGAAGAAGGCCGCTACGGCATTTGTTTCAGCAGCGGCATGGCTGCTATGGATTCCGTCATGAAACTGCTCCACCCCGGCGACGAGATCATTTCCACCAACGACCTCTACGGCGGCTCTTACCGGCTGATGACCAAGATTTACGAGAAGTTCGGCATCAAGGCCCACTTTGTTCAGATGAGCGATATCGAGGCAGTTAAAGCCCGGATCAACGAAAAAACAAAGCTGCTTTGGATCGAGACGCCCACCAACCCCATGCTCAACATCATCGACCTGGAAAAGATTTGCGCCCTGGCCAGAGATCGCGGCATCCTCACCTGTGTCGACAATACTTTCGCATCGCCCTATCTGCAAACGCCCCTCGCGCTTGGCGCCGATATGGCGCTGCACTCCGCCACCAAATACCTGGGGGGGCACTCCGACGTCGTGCACGGCGCTATCGTAGTCAGGGAAGAAAAACTGGCCGAGCAACTCTACTTCATACAGAATGCAGCCGGCGCCGTCCCCGGCCCACAGGATTGCTTCCTGGTGCTGCGCGGCATCAAGACCCTGCACCTGCGCGTAGAACGGGCCTGCCAGAATGCAGAGCGCATCGCCCACTTCCTGAAAGCGCATCCCAAAGTAGCCAAAGTTTACTACCCGGGTTTCCCGGACCACCCCGGCCACGATGTTGCCCGGAAGCAGATGCGCCACTTCGGCGCCATGCTCTCCTTCGACCTGGTGGATGACCAGTACGCCGCCGCCGAAAAGGTGCTGAGCAACACACACCTCTTTATCCTGGCCGAATCGCTGGGGGGCGTGGAATCCCTCATCGGGCACCCCGCCTCCATGACGCACGGGTCGATCCCCAGAGCAGAACGGTTGAAGGTGGGGCTTACCGATTCGCTGATCCGCCTGAGCGTAGGCATCGAGGATGTGGAAGACCTGATCGAAGACCTGGACAAAGCGTTGAAATAA
- a CDS encoding DUF2071 domain-containing protein → MQPIFLTAEWRYLIMANYLIAPEGLASFVPPGTELDFWQGRCYISLVGFLFVNTKVMGLSIPFHRTFEEVNLRFYVRCQEEGQWKRGVVFIKEIVPKRAITAVANTLYGEKYVTMPMRHHWAEDSSRLLVQYDWKPNGRWNSLRVAADRKAAPLEEGSEEQFITEHYWGYTGQPGGASSEYQVEHPSWRIHPVLSYQADCDARQLYGPAFAEAMEEEPTSVFLAEGSEIAVRRGRRLPA, encoded by the coding sequence ATGCAACCCATCTTCCTCACCGCTGAATGGCGTTACTTGATCATGGCCAACTACCTGATCGCTCCGGAGGGGCTGGCCTCTTTTGTCCCGCCAGGCACGGAACTGGACTTCTGGCAGGGGCGCTGTTACATCAGCCTGGTGGGCTTTCTGTTCGTCAATACGAAAGTAATGGGCCTGAGCATTCCCTTTCACCGCACCTTCGAGGAAGTGAACCTGCGATTTTACGTGCGCTGCCAGGAGGAGGGCCAATGGAAGCGGGGGGTCGTGTTTATTAAGGAGATCGTGCCGAAGCGAGCCATCACCGCCGTGGCTAACACCCTGTACGGAGAAAAGTACGTCACCATGCCCATGCGCCACCATTGGGCGGAGGACAGCAGCCGGTTGCTCGTGCAGTACGATTGGAAGCCCAACGGCCGGTGGAACAGCCTCCGGGTAGCCGCCGATAGAAAAGCCGCGCCCCTGGAAGAAGGCAGCGAAGAGCAATTCATCACCGAACACTACTGGGGGTACACCGGCCAGCCGGGCGGCGCCTCTTCCGAATACCAGGTAGAACATCCGAGCTGGCGCATCCACCCGGTGCTTTCCTATCAGGCCGACTGCGATGCCCGCCAGCTCTACGGCCCGGCTTTTGCCGAAGCCATGGAAGAGGAGCCAACATCCGTGTTCCTGGCGGAAGGTTCGGAAATTGCGGTGCGCCGGGGAAGGAGATTGCCAGCCTGA